Part of the Zingiber officinale cultivar Zhangliang chromosome 8A, Zo_v1.1, whole genome shotgun sequence genome, AACTTCCGAAATCCTATGATGTTTGTTCTTAATCACAAGGAATAGATCCAACATTCTTACACACACAAGAGTCCATTGATCTCTATGTGCAAGACTCATAGAATACCCATACCAATATTGCATTGTGCCAACATAGATTCTAGATGGCAATTTGAGTATCAAAGTTAACATTTTATCTGGTTCTGTAAACACTGCTATAATAAGATTCTAATCCAAGTTTTATACAGGACACTATAAACCAGTTCCGACTGAGAGCATTTTACAGGACACCATAAAAGAAACAACACAATGAGCTGAACGTGCATAATCGGAGTAAAACAAAGTGAATTAGaaactaaataaatatatttatacttCAAGAGGTTGCCGGCCTGATCCTGCCAACGCACAGACAACCTACAAATTTTCTTCCCTGACAATTTATCTCTGTCACAGGCAGCTTGGTGGTGCAATCAATCCAGAAGCCACCCCATTTGCGAACTTGCAGGAGGACTGTGCCTGTCTACTTTGATAGCTCAGCTTTATGCCCTGTAATCTGATTCCACTGCATGGGTTTCTCCGGCTGCAGTCGAACTTCACCGCCACCGGCGTGGCCGATGTCCCTCGAATGTTCAGGTACTGTACTTGGTCAATCTTTATAGCCGAGTTGTGGCCGGGGCAGCCTCTGTTCTCAGGGCAGTAATTCTGGTCGATTATGATCGGGTTTTTCACATTTCTCATCAGCACATCCTGGAAGACGACTTGCCGGACATGGCCGGGAATGTTTGATCCCCAAGTCTTGATCCTCACTCCGTTTTGCGTGCCGGAGAACTGAACTGTTTTAACTGTCACGTTCCTCACGCTCTCTTCGTGCAAGCCCTGCCCCCTTCCCAGACTCCCGATGCTGCATTGATTGATCGACGAATTGTTGGTGTTTTTGTCGTCGGAATTAGAGAATTTGCAGAGTTTGATTACCTTATGCCATGGCCGGGGCCGCAGGAGACGCGCTCGATCCAGAGGTGGGCGGATCCGGGGCCGACGGAGATGCAGTCGTCGCCGGTCCTGATGTTGGCGCGGACGACGTCGACGTCGGTCGACATCTGGACGTGGATGCCGTCGGTGTTTGGGCTGCTCCCGGACGCGTGGATGTTGACGTTTCGCAACCTGACGTTTTGGCACTGAAGGATCACGATGTGGAAAAGCTTGCTGTCGATCGACGTCAAGCCATCGACGGCGATGTTCTTGGAGCTGGTAAAAGTCAACGACTGCATTCACCGACATGTACACGAATCAGTAATTGCGACTCCTAACTAAAACAAAGTAAAGATCCCGTTTACCGATGCGCCGGCGGGGCAGCTCCGGCCAGCCGATTTGCAGGCCCACAACAGGGCGCCGCGGCCGTCAAGACGGCCGCCGCTGATGGAAACTCCGTCGACGTTGCTGAAAGCAATCCAATGGCCGGATGCACCTGAGGAGCCGGTATACTCCGACGGCGCGACGAGGGTTCCGTCGATGGAGAACTTGATGGAGGGACTCCGGCACGGGCCGTCGAAGCGTGCCTGGCTCACCAAGAAGTTCCCCGTGGGCACGTAGATGGTTGAAGCAGAGGAAGAGCTGCAGGCGGCGGACCAGGCCTTGAGGAAAGCTCCGGCAGCGTCTCCGGCGCCAGGCTTTGCCCCGAAGGTGAGCACATTGTAGTTGCCAGCTGCGCTTGATCGAGcacagaggaagaggaggaggaagagagggctgAAGTTCGTGAGCTTCGCCATCAAATTGAATCAGAAAAATGGAAGAAAATGAATCGAATAAAATGGTTAAGTGGGTGGGAGTAGAATTGAGGATCGTAGTATTTAAAGGATCGAGTGGGTGGGAAATTAGCGAACAATTGCCACCAAATAACTTTAGACTAGCTTTGGTTTGAATCCATGGGAGAAGAGACTATAGAAAAAGTAATTTGAAGACAAAGAGAGAGGAGTTAGTTTGACTGCGAGAATGGTGTTTGGTGGAGCTCAACTAGAGCTATTGAATGGACGAGGAAGATGgaaaggaaaatgaaaaatttgGCATTCAACATGGTAGTAATTTGTTTGTAATGGAACCTAACTTCCTGCTTAAATTGAAATGACTATTATTCGTGAATTGACAATTTTTTATTCGATCCGTTTAGAGATGGATCGGTTACGAGTCGTGCTCGATTAACCGTCGTCGGttcatttgtatttattttttttaataccaattttgttttagatttttttcGATTAAAGTCCgtcatttaataataattataattgatACGGTGATAAAAGGAGCACACCGAGAATGAGTGAAAGGTGGAAAAAGCTATCAACATAAAAGTCAAAATCAAGACGATCAAAAAAATCACTTGATCACCAAAGTTAGCCGAACGGATGACAATGGACCGACCAGGTATGAAATTAGTACCTACTCAGTAACAAGAGGGCCCAGGATCAAGGTACCGCTCGGAAGCTCGTTCGACTAGCTCGCTAATTCGGCCGGACTAGAGACACCACCCCATCAGCCAAACGAATAAAGGGAGGAGGACATGTGCACAACTGTGACAACCAAATGAAGGATAGTATGACCGGACCGCCTGTCCGGCTGGGCGAGGAATGACCTACCAAGCCGAGCGACCATGGAGAAGAACAGCCTTGAGGGATTGGGCGGAGAATCCTGGCCGAATGACTCTCCCACTCGACCAAATAGTGGGACCTCTTGCCTAGCGCTCATCATATCTTTTTAGGTGTTAGTGTCACTGACAATAAGGCATAGTCCGTCGGCAAATCGTACGGtaaaagcttccactgtcatgtcagagatttgCACGCCCTGTTAAGGAAAAGTGTCAGAGATACTTTTTTGACTTGTCCTTTCATAAGGTAGTGGGGAAAACATACGCGCACATTGAAAAGCGTGTATGCCGGCTAAGGGACGCTATATAAAAGGGGTCTATACACCGACAGAAGTATGCGTTATTTGTATTCACACACTTGTTGCTGCTACAGTTCTTTCTCGTATTTTTAGTATTTTGacgactgacttgagcgtcagaggattAATATCGAGGACCCCTTTCTTGACCCGGTATTGACATTCTTAATTTTGTAGAGTGGGACGGATTCTTCACATGATCAATCGTGGAGCCACATTCCTATCCAGCTATTTTTATCACTTTTGAATCAgatcaataatattttaataatattaatggcgtgatttaatataaattaactctTTTGCTTTATAATTTTCAATACAAGATTATTCTATCTTTCTATTCAACttaatattttaacaaatttatattattttttttaagtgggATTAATCCACCTTTagcttattaaatttattaatctcaTTTTATTATTCATGTCTTATTCTATCTTTTTATTCATCAACGTTGAATTAGTAGACACTATTATATAttcaataataaatttattagaaaatataatttattcaaatatatatatatatatatatataatcagggACGGATCCATAAATTAGAGTTAGGAGGGACTTGAACATAATACATTTATACAATAAAAAAGTCattattcaatgaagtgtttgcaatattttaaaatataaaatttatctataatataatataatataatataatatatatctaTCTTCTTCGTTAAATCTTGTTTAATATAAAAGATCAAACAATTAGTAAGAAAATGATTTTCTATTTTATTACAAAATATCTATCTTTatatacttcattattaaaaataCTCTCGGTAATGGTggtaaaaataagttaaaaaatttccattatatttgatattattttatcaaaaattattcatagaaagaaattttcttttataggattttctctttaataaatttcattttactttatccttttaaaaattcttttcgattaacattttaaattt contains:
- the LOC122011582 gene encoding polygalacturonase-like, translated to MAKLTNFSPLFLLLFLCARSSAAGNYNVLTFGAKPGAGDAAGAFLKAWSAACSSSSASTIYVPTGNFLVSQARFDGPCRSPSIKFSIDGTLVAPSEYTGSSGASGHWIAFSNVDGVSISGGRLDGRGALLWACKSAGRSCPAGASSLTFTSSKNIAVDGLTSIDSKLFHIVILQCQNVRLRNVNIHASGSSPNTDGIHVQMSTDVDVVRANIRTGDDCISVGPGSAHLWIERVSCGPGHGISIGSLGRGQGLHEESVRNVTVKTVQFSGTQNGVRIKTWGSNIPGHVRQVVFQDVLMRNVKNPIIIDQNYCPENRGCPGHNSAIKIDQVQYLNIRGTSATPVAVKFDCSRRNPCSGIRLQGIKLSYQSRQAQSSCKFANGVASGLIAPPSCL